The region CCATGACAACCGTAGCAATCTTAAAGTGAGCATATCTGAGGCTGACGGGGTACTGCTCCAGACATAACAGCCTCTCTGCATCAAACACTGACGGAAGAAGCCCGCCCAAACAGAATAGAAAGGTCAGCGTCCAGACCGCCACCCCCAATACCGCCGCCACCCGCACCGTCCGAACGCCACGACTACTCAACGGGTGTACTATCGCCAGGCAACGGTCCAGTGCGATGATGCAGAGGAACACCACGCTAGCGTAGACGTTGACGTAGAAGACATAGCCCACGAACTCGCAGGCGGGGCGGCCGTAGGGCCAGCGGTGCGCCCCCTGGAGATAGaggatccagagagggagggtgaggagctggaggaggtcagagagcaGCAGGTTGAGGATGTAGACCAGCTGACAGCCACCCCCGCCGGACCGGCCCAGTTGGTACAGTCCCCAGAGGGACAGCAGGTTGCAAGGGAGACCCAGTGAGAAGGCCAGGCTGTAGATGTAGGTGAGACCAAGTGTGTCAGTGTTCAGGGGGAGGTTGCAGCTGTCATTGCTGTTGGACATGGTCTCTGACAGTCTCTGGGTGAGGGGGGATACCCTCAAAGTCCTTTGACAAGAAACCAGGTACTACAGTACACAGGTGCTTATTTCACCCTCTGGTGCAAATCTATATtcccagagagagacagtggtgtgACAGTCTCTGGATTTATATCCATTCAATTAATTCATAAATGCAATACTTCCGATAGAAAAGGTGGAAATAGATGCACTTGACAGAGGAAGTTTTCTAATCCAAATCATTCATGAAATCTATCAATTCATATGCACGTGATCTGTCCATATTGTTTCTATTGGCTCCCAGAGGCAGGTGTCCGTCACACAAATTTCATTCTGCTAAGGATCCAGTGATCTCAAATCCTGGTGGAAAAcctgaggaggagaaggatgaagaTGATAGGAGCATCATAACAACATTTCTACAACATTAAATCAGAACATTACACAAGCATGTACAGTATTGTACACTAAAATTATGTCAACAGTTGCATTGGAACATGAGATTAAAAGTCAAACCCATACAACTAAAGCATAAAAAAGAGAAGAAAAGAAATGCCCAAGAAAACAACTTATTTTGAGAATGTTTTCACTCACCTCACCCATACAGCTCTAAAATCCATGCAGTAGAAATCGTTCCACAAACCTCTTCTTTCCTCCAGCTGCTTAGTGTGCAACACAAAGTGACTGTGTCTGCTGCTGAAGGGACACAGCGTCTTAATCCTCAGGGCCTTGTCTATTCTCTGATTGTTACCCTGGACAGGAAGCCCACTTTTTTCCAGGCTTTAAGGGCAACATCCTGAGAACCGCAGGAGAACCCATTTCTTTTCCTGAACAAAAacactcactcctctcctccctctttctccctcatcctctcaccGTTAGAGGAGGAAAAAAAGTGAGTGAGAAGGAGATGGGTTTTATGAGTGCAGGGAAAGAAGGGAAAAATTCTAAATGCTTTATGGATGATATTCTTGTAACAATCTATGAATGTGTGACCAATTTGTTGGGGAAAATAAGGCAAAACATTTACGAAACAAAAATCCTGTAACATGACATATTTCCCCTTTGTCTTCTCTTAAACAATGGGTGTCTCTcactgcgcgtgtgtgtgtgtgtgtgtgtgtgtgtgtgtgtgtgtgtgtgtgtgtgtttctgtgtcagaAAGCAGAGATAACAGGCCACAGAGGATATGTGATGAGAGGATCAACCTCTGcacaggagaaggaggaggaagcaaCTGACAGGCTGAGATTACAGCCTAACAAAGAGACAGTGTAAATGCAACACACAACGCGCACCGCACACCACTGAACACTCGACAGAAAAAGG is a window of Salmo salar chromosome ssa18, Ssal_v3.1, whole genome shotgun sequence DNA encoding:
- the LOC106577691 gene encoding probable G-protein coupled receptor 132 — protein: MSNSNDSCNLPLNTDTLGLTYIYSLAFSLGLPCNLLSLWGLYQLGRSGGGGCQLVYILNLLLSDLLQLLTLPLWILYLQGAHRWPYGRPACEFVGYVFYVNVYASVVFLCIIALDRCLAIVHPLSSRGVRTVRVAAVLGVAVWTLTFLFCLGGLLPSVFDAERLLCLEQYPVSLRYAHFKIATVVMGFLLPCGILGYTSARIGVTLQHSPSVSDQGRHKITGILVVITVIFIVVFGPYHLVGGYRFVSLLLIDDPCELERSIFLCYRLCYGLTSLNTLLDPLFYIFLCHDTRLELRRSLTPCLGQGHTAPKQVRLSLREHPDQSDSV